The proteins below are encoded in one region of Candidatus Angelobacter sp.:
- a CDS encoding DNA polymerase IV, with protein sequence MNPIRILHVDGDSFFASCEVALAPGLEGRPVWVGGGRHGDGIVIAANRAAKKFGVETGMACFEAKRLCPQGVLCRPHYDDYRRLSQEMFRILEEYSPTLVPISIDEGFLDFTTMDQHVWRRTTPADYVKEIRERVRREVGLPVSAGLANSSRLAKLATDAAKPGFIEIPRGQEKEFLKERPVRELSGIASRRERALSALGAKTFGDVARLPSTLLRQKFGIWGQQLWLFANGRWNEPLLLEVKDRTTISSSTTLPNDEPDYEAALTFTLSEMTRLVGQLRREQLQARELGLTIRFNDFTEAGAGHRFREPQFQNSVINAVLEELFRDVMNDQFKPVRQIRVALWNLSRLDTHPTLWGKTDAERWGALDDAAHRLNEQFQKPVVMTGAQLALRQLDDVHRNPKAKCPFVPQREMIKKLWGTDADPLAHKSEWERRLTKVSKHHHDRH encoded by the coding sequence ATGAATCCGATCCGCATTTTGCACGTTGACGGCGACAGTTTTTTCGCCAGTTGCGAAGTGGCTCTGGCCCCCGGTCTGGAGGGCCGTCCGGTCTGGGTCGGCGGCGGGAGGCACGGAGACGGCATTGTGATCGCCGCCAATCGGGCCGCCAAAAAGTTCGGCGTGGAGACCGGCATGGCCTGTTTCGAGGCGAAGCGGCTTTGTCCGCAGGGCGTCCTGTGCCGGCCCCACTACGATGATTACCGCCGGCTTTCGCAGGAGATGTTCCGCATCCTCGAGGAATATTCGCCCACGCTCGTGCCGATTTCGATCGACGAAGGTTTCCTCGATTTCACGACCATGGATCAGCATGTCTGGCGGCGCACGACCCCGGCGGATTACGTGAAGGAAATCCGCGAACGGGTCCGGCGCGAGGTCGGTCTGCCGGTTTCGGCCGGACTGGCCAACTCCTCGCGTCTGGCCAAGCTGGCCACGGATGCCGCCAAGCCGGGTTTCATCGAAATTCCCCGGGGACAGGAAAAGGAGTTTTTGAAGGAACGCCCGGTGCGCGAACTTTCCGGCATCGCCAGCCGACGCGAACGCGCCCTCTCGGCGTTGGGCGCGAAAACGTTTGGCGATGTGGCCCGGCTGCCCTCGACGTTGCTCCGGCAAAAATTCGGCATCTGGGGCCAGCAGCTCTGGCTCTTCGCCAATGGCCGCTGGAACGAACCGTTGCTGCTCGAAGTGAAGGACCGCACCACGATTTCCAGCAGTACGACCCTGCCGAACGACGAACCGGATTACGAGGCCGCGCTCACGTTCACGTTGAGCGAGATGACGCGGCTGGTCGGGCAGTTGCGCCGCGAGCAATTGCAGGCGCGCGAACTCGGCCTCACGATCCGGTTCAACGATTTCACCGAGGCGGGCGCCGGCCATCGTTTTCGCGAGCCGCAGTTTCAGAATTCGGTCATCAACGCCGTGCTGGAGGAACTCTTCCGCGACGTGATGAACGATCAGTTCAAACCGGTGCGCCAGATTCGCGTCGCTCTCTGGAACCTGTCGCGCCTGGACACGCACCCGACGCTCTGGGGCAAAACCGACGCCGAACGCTGGGGCGCGCTCGACGACGCGGCGCACAGACTCAACGAACAATTTCAAAAACCGGTGGTCATGACCGGGGCGCAACTGGCGCTGCGACAACTCGACGACGTTCACCGCAATCCCAAGGCCAAATGCCCGTTCGTGCCGCAACGTGAAATGATCAAAAAACTCTGGGGCACCGACGCCGATCCGCTCGCCCACAAAAGCGAATGGGAAAGGCGCCTCACCAAGGTCAGCAAACATCACCACGACCGGCACTGA